A region of the Silene latifolia isolate original U9 population chromosome 9, ASM4854445v1, whole genome shotgun sequence genome:
aaatggagtaaagttatacaaaaatgaaccaaagttatacaaaaatagaccaaagttatacaaaaaattggactaaagttataaaaaaatgaaccaaagttatacaaaaatgaaccaaagttatacaaaaatgaaccaaagttatacaaaaatgaaccaaagttatacaaatatggactaaagttatacaaatatggactaaagttatacaaatatgggttaaagttatacaaatatggcttaaagttatacaaataaggactaaagttatacaaaaatggaccaaagttatacaaaaatgaaccaaagttataaaaaaatgcaccagagttatacaaaaatgtaccagagttatacaaaaatgcaccaaagttatacaaaaaatggaccaaagttatacaaaaatgaaccaaagttatacaaaaatgaaccaaagttatacaaaaatggaccagagttatacaaaaatgcaccagagttatacaaaaatgcaccaaagttatacaaaaatggactaaagttatacaaaaatgaactaacttctggtgcatttttgtataactctggtccatttttgtataactttggttcatttttgtataactttggttcattttttgtataactttagtccaattttttgtataactctggtgcatttttgtataactctggtccatttttgtataactttggttcatttttgtataacttcagtccaattttttgtataactttagtccattgttgtatgactttagtccaatttttgtataactttggtgcatttttgtataactctggtcgatttttgaataacattggttcatttttgtataactttggttcatttttgtataactttggttcatttttgtataactttggttcattttttgtataactttagtccaattttttgtataactctggtgcatttttgtataactctggtccatttttgtataactttggttcatttttgtataactttggttcatttttgtataattttagtccaattttttgtataactttagtccaatttttgtataactttagtctttttttgtataactttggtcataaaatgtataactttagtcgtaaatagtaacaaaaaacaaaaaaactcataataacaaaaacaaaaaaccaaataacaataataaaaccaaaaaaccaacaacccaacccaacccgaaatctgaaataaaccaaataacattaaaaaaaaccaaatttaaatatcgtgtgtataactctaatgcacgcagtgtataactttaatagacaagatgtataactttagtccaaaaaatcaaataacaataacaaccaaataaaaaaataaaaataaaaacaaagaacaaaaacaaaacaaaaaacaaagaacaccaCCAAAAACCACAAATCTgaaatttaaacaataaaaaccaaaaataacaataataacaataacaaaatattaaaattaaaaaccaaataacaataacaaaaaagtataactttaatgttttaagtgtataactttagtcataaatagtataactttaatgttttaagtgtataaccaacaaaaaattaacaaccaacaaaaattaaaaaccaaataacaataacaaaataaagtaaatatgacaaaaacacaaaaaaaaaaacaaaataacaaaaaccaaaaaacaaagaacaaaataaagtaaatctgaaaaattaaaaaaatagacaatgaaaataaaacaaaactcatacaaaaacccatacaaaataaaacaaaacccatataaaacaaaacccataaaaaaaaacaaaaaaaaaacaaaaaaccaaagaAACAGAAACTGAAAGGAGAACGatggattgaaaaaaaaaaaagagaaaggaagagGAAAAGGGGAGGAAGGAAGCACGGGATGAAGAGGTGGTGCGAGGCAGTGGTGGTGCGGCGTGGTGATGCGGTCAGTGGTGGTGCGGGTTATGGTGGTGGTTGGATCTGGGTCACCGGCGGGTAAGGAGGGTACTCGTGAGGTGGTGTGTCAGGGGAGGGAAGAAGGAGATGTAGATGGTGGTGGTGTGTCAGGGGAGGGGCGGCAGGAGGATGGTTGTCGGGAGATGtagatggtggtggtgttgttggcgggttgttgttgttgttggttgttggttgttgttgctgATTCGGTGCGGGTGGAGGAAGGTTGCGGGGGTAGAAGGAGGAGAGGTGTGGCGGTGGTTGTGGGGTGGTCGGGTTGGGTGGTGGTCAGCCGGAGGTGTGGAAGAGGGAGTGGGtatttttttgttgatttggtttttttttgttttgtgagaatgagtgaatgagagagaagtgagagggTGAATTATGAGGAAGTGAGAAGGGAGAATTAGAAGGATGATGGAGTTATACAAATTAGGATGGAGTTGTACATGGATTAggaagggagattagggagggagatttatggccatccattgagatgtaatttcatccctccatctcttccatccaaaggcccttataaggacttagggactcaatggatgtaAGGACCTTATAAGAactgctctatatatatatatatatatatatatatatatatataaataaataaatatatatatatatatatatatatatatatatatatatatatatatatatatatatatatatatatatatatagtaaaggTCAACTAAGAAAATCGACAACAAAAAGTTCTAATATCAACGATGGATCCCCAATCAAGAAGACAAGAAAGAATACATAAACGAAAACGCATAGAACAGACACACCAAAGACGAATGGGAAACAATCATGCAACACAGGATGTAGATATTCCCTCTACCTCAACACAGGAACCAGCAGTTCCTTACCCAAGTATGCTTAAATACCGTTGTGGTAACATACTTTGCATCAATGGATTAGGTATGATTGTCACCCTAATTATGATTATAGTAATTAAGTCACTAGGACATTACTGAGAGTTGGGACACCAAGAATTCAATCTAGGAACTATTAAGACTATATTATTAAGGCTATTGTTACTTTTCGTTCCAGGTACAAGGAAGAGAAAGTTTGAATATCTATATTTGGGGGACCCTGAGTATGAATGTCCGAAGTGTAAGGCATAATAGGCATTAATGTGGTACGACGAGCGACTGAAAAAAACCAGTAATAGATATAATACAAGATTTAACATGTGTTGCAGAGACGGAAAGGTAGAATTACGGAAGATTAAGGAGGCACCAGAATACTTAAAAAGACTACTGTCCTCTACTGATGATAGTGAGTGTTCAAAATTCAAAGAGCTTATTCGGGTTTATAATTCATGTTACGCATTTACTTCTATGGGGGCCAAGATTGACCATTCAGTAAACACGAACTCTGGACCTTATGTATTCCGAATAAGCGGGCAGGTTCTACATCGTATTGGTTCCCTACTACCACCTGATGACCAGGACCCATCATATGCTCAATTATATGTATACGACAGTTCATCCGAAATAGCCATGCGAGAAAAGGCAGTAGGCAAATCTGAGGGAAGTCCTAAGTTAGATACTGAAATACTTGCTCGATTAAAGGATATGCTTGACGAAGTTAATCCTCTCACTAAAACATTTCGTATGGCACAAGAAAGATTGAAGGAACAGAGTGATAAACGTCTATCTATACGCCTATTAGGAACACGAAATCATAGGGATAAAACCTATAACACCCCAATAGCATCAGAAATAGCGGCTTTAATTGTAGACTCTACTGGAGATCAAATCAAGGGGAAAGACATAATCATTGAACACAAGACCCACGGACTCCAGAGGATCAGTGAGCTACATCCATCTTACATGGCCCTACAATATCCATTGTTATTCCCCTATGGCGAGGATAGTTACCATACAGAGATCCCTTACATTGATCAGGGTCaaggaggaaaaagaaagaaTGTCACCATGAGAGAGTACTATGCATACAGGGTGCAACAGAGGATTTCGGAAGGTTCCACTCTATTATGTGGGGGAAGATTATTCCAGCAATTTTTAGTAGATAGCTGTTGTGCCATTGAGTCCGAAAGGTTATGGTACATTAAAAATAACCAAGATAAGTTCCGGTGTGACATACTTAACAACCTGTGTGATGCAGTGGCTAATGGTGATTGTATGGGTTATGCAGTCGGGAAAAGAGTATATATGCCACCTTCCTTTACCGGAGGGCCAAGATATATGCAACAATGTTATCAGGACGCGATGGCTATCTGCAGATGGTATGGGAATCCCCATTTATTCATAACATTTACAGCTAACCCAAAGTGGCCAGAGATAGAAGCTATGTTACAGCTCATTCCCGGACAAAAAGTAGAGGACAGACCGGACATTGTAGCTAGGGTGTTCAGGTTTGAAGCTAAAACAGCTAATGCATTGTTTAAAGAAAGATGAATACTTTGGTGCAACTATAGCAGGTAACAATATTATATACTTTTCCATAAAAACCACTTTCACAAAAAATTAGTAGTCATGTAACATGGTTGATATTTGCAGATGTTTATACAATTGAGTTTCAAAAGAGAGGTTTACCACATGCTCATATCCTACTATGGTTGAAAAGAGACGGCGTACCGAGTTCATTGACAACATCATTCATGCAGAGATACCAGATAGCACGAAACATCCTCAATTATAGGAAGCCGTTTCAAAGTTTATGGTACATGGTCCATGCGGCAAGGCCAATCCCAAGTGCCCGTGTATGGTAAACGACAAGTGTAGCAAGAATTACCTCAAATCATTCAACGTGGACACAACACTGGATAACAATGGTTACCCAGTATATCGACGACCACAAAACAATAGGTACTTACAAGGGCAATTAACTTCTATTAATCCTTAATAATACCTGGTTCAGTAGGGAGTAGGGAAAAGGTTTACTGACATACCTAGAAATGGAACTTAAGACGGTATCTCTAATGCCATTAATTGAAAATGGATAACCGCAGGGACTCAATTTGTTCACAGTTTGCCTTTTATATGTAGGTTTATTAAAAAAGGTGTACATCAACTGGACAACCGGTCCATAGTACCCTATAACCCCGGACTATTGCTGATGTTTGATGCCCACATCAATGTGGAATGGTGTAACACTGCCAAAGCAATAAAGTATCTCTTCAAGTACATTTCCAAGGGCCCAGATAAGGCAACTTTCATGATTAAAGATGATTCTCAAGATGAGGTGAAAGCATACCTGGATTGCAGGTACCTCTCTGCGTCAGAGGCTGCTTGGAGAATTTTTGAATTTGAGATTCAGGAGCGATACCTGGCAGTGATAAGGCTTCCCGTGCAACTGAAAGGTGAACAAGCAGTAATAATAATGGATCATGATGTACTTCAAGTGGTGATTGATAAAAAAAGCAACGTCGACACAATGTTAAGTGCATGGATGAAGAAAAATGCTGAATGCCAAGATGCAAGAACCCTGACCTATGCATAATTCCCAACTCAGTATGTTTGGGGTGACGGATGGCATAAGCGAAAGCAAGGGATGTGCATAGGAAGAATGGCCTATGTCCACTCAACTGCAGGTGAAAGATACTACATTCGACTTCTATTGAACATTGTGAAAGGAGCGCAAAGCTTTGAGGATTTAAGAACCATCGGTCAAACACTATATCCCACATTCAAGGACGCGTGTTACGCTCGTGGGTTTTAAATAATGACAAAGAGTGGGATGACGCAATGAGGGAGGCCAATAAGTGGGCATTGCCATCGCAACTTCGGGAATTATTCATCACGATGATTTTGTTCTGTGAGGTCACAGATGTCAATAAACTATGGTAATCCAACTACCTCATAATGTCCGAGGACAtcgaaaggaagaaaagaaagatGTTTGGGGACCCGATGCTGATACTAACTGATGAAGCAAGGAAAACATACACACTGATAGAGCTAGATAAAATACTCATGAAGTATGGAAAACGATTGAAAGATATAAAGGATATGCCTCAACCGAAGGAAGAAAACATCGCAGGAATGGAGAACAAACTCATCAGGGGTGAAAAGATGTAtgataaacaacaacaacaacaagagcaatgGATGTCGAGAGTAAAACAACTAAATAAAGAGCAACTAGGTAAGCTTAAACGACTTCCAATGAGTCAAGTTAGATTTATTCAGCGATGAATTTTATAAACAATATAGTTACGCAATTTTGTTTTACCGATACCAATGCAGATGTGTTTGAAGAGGTAATAAAAGCTGTGGAACATAAAACATAGAAACTTATCTTCGTATATGGACACGGAGGGACTGGAAAGACATTTTTATACGGGACCATCTCAGCAAGGCTACGAGCTGAGGGCAAGATTGTGCTCAATGTAGCGTCTTCAGGTAAATATTTGCCTTATAACAGCAATGTCTCTTTTGAAGATCAAACAATCAGGTCTACATAATCCATATTTAAAAAACTATGTTAACTCACTATAGGTATTGCTGTCTTGCTGCTACCGGGAGGAAGAACAGCACATAGTCGATTTGACATCCCAATCGAACTGTTTGAGGAGTCCACGTGCAATGTTAAACAAAATAGTCAACTAGTCGACCTACTAAGGCAAACTTCTCTAATAATATGGGATGAGGCGCCAATGGACCACAGGCACGTTTTTGAAGCAGTTGACCGTACAATGAGGGATATATTAAGTTATAAGAACCCCGGCGCCTACAAAGCTGTTCTGGGGAGTAGCGGTCGTCCTTGGTGGCGATTTTAGACAAGTTTTACCGATAGTGCAAAAGGGGGGAAGACAAGATATAGTCCGAGCGTCGATAAACAGGTCGTACATCTGTAAGTCATGTACCGTGTTTCTTCTAAGAACAAGTATGAGGGTACGTAACACAGGTTCATCAGAAGAGAACAAGAGGTTTAATGAATGGTTGTTAGCTATGGGTGACGGGACGTTTGTAACAGCCCAAGGTAACCTGCTAacgtgatattgtccgctctgggagacacaaccccctcacggctttaaaacgcgtcacattaggaagaggtagccacatgattataaaccatgcttcgttcccctcttctaccgatgtgggaaggtcaccttccCTCCTCCCCAAAGGAGAAGGCAGCGTCCTCGCGCCCCAAGCACAGCCCCGGCTACGATACCAATTGTAATGACCCAAGGTAACTCGCTAacgtgatattgtccgctctgggagacacaaccccctcacgtctttaaaacgcgtcacattaggaagaggtagccacatgattataaaccatgcttcgttcccctcttctaccgatgtgggaaggcCATtataacgccccgtaaatttcggaccgttaataggtttcgaaaataattaattaatcaagtaaaatttgacaataatgtatttaaagtaaaaataattcaaagaaatataattttattatattttgaagaaaagtatttattttgatagtttggaaatgtttaaaaatagtttaaaccgtgtaaaatcttttatttcgaaataagggcgtatcggggggaaatgacgattcgtttgaacgttgggtaaacgaatttggaaatgggtcgaatgaatactcaattttattgtaatctcgtgtttaaagactttggacttgacggaatttgcatttgacttacggatttaattattttt
Encoded here:
- the LOC141600694 gene encoding uncharacterized protein LOC141600694, translating into MCCRDGKVELRKIKEAPEYLKRLLSSTDDSECSKFKELIRVYNSCYAFTSMGAKIDHSVNTNSGPYVFRISGQVLHRIGSLLPPDDQDPSYAQLYVYDSSSEIAMREKAVGKSEGSPKLDTEILARLKDMLDEVNPLTKTFRMAQERLKEQSDKRLSIRLLGTRNHRDKTYNTPIASEIAALIVDSTGDQIKGKDIIIEHKTHGLQRISELHPSYMALQYPLLFPYGEDSYHTEIPYIDQGQGGKRKNVTMREYYAYRVQQRISEGSTLLCGGRLFQQFLVDSCCAIESERLWYIKNNQDKFRCDILNNLCDAVANGDCMGYAVGKRVYMPPSFTGGPRYMQQCYQDAMAICRWYGNPHLFITFTANPKWPEIEAMLQLIPGQKVEDRPDIVARVFRFIKKGVHQLDNRSIVPYNPGLLLMFDAHINVEWCNTAKAIKYLFKYISKGPDKATFMIKDDSQDEVKAYLDCRYLSASEAAWRIFEFEIQERYLAVIRLPVQLKGEQAVIIMDHDVLQVVIDKKSNVDTMLSAWMKKNAECQDARTLTYA